In Ensifer canadensis, a genomic segment contains:
- a CDS encoding pyrophosphate--fructose-6-phosphate 1-phosphotransferase: MAKKKVAMLTAGGLAPCLSSAVGGLIERYTDIAPDYELVAYRSGYQGVLLGDRIEITRDMRENAHILHRHGGSPIGNSRVKLTNAADCVKRGLVKEGENPLRVAAERLASDGIGILHTIGGDDTNTTAADLAAYLGANGYDLTVVGLPKTVDNDVVPIRQSLGAWTAAEHGARFFDHVSNEQSAAPRTLVVHEVMGRHCGWLTAATARSYVQMTEDKQFVDGFMMNKQLKNIDGLYLPEIKFDLEAEAERLRAVMNHSGFVTLFVSEGACLDAIVAEREAAGETVKRDAFGHVKIDTINVGNWFSKQFAALLGAERSMVQKSGYYARSAPANVDDLRLIQSMVDLAVESALNKVSGVTGHDEDQGGKLRTIEFPRIKGGKHFDTSTKWFGNVMDVIGQKWQAED; this comes from the coding sequence TGGCGCCTTGCCTGTCATCCGCCGTTGGTGGCCTGATCGAACGCTACACCGACATCGCGCCCGACTACGAGCTGGTGGCCTACCGCTCCGGCTACCAGGGCGTGCTGCTTGGCGACCGCATCGAGATCACCAGGGACATGCGCGAAAATGCGCATATCCTGCACCGCCACGGCGGCTCACCGATCGGCAACAGCCGCGTCAAGCTCACCAACGCTGCCGACTGCGTCAAGCGCGGCCTGGTCAAGGAGGGTGAAAACCCGCTGCGCGTCGCTGCCGAGCGCCTCGCCTCCGACGGCATCGGCATCCTGCACACGATCGGTGGCGACGACACCAACACCACCGCCGCCGACCTTGCCGCCTATCTCGGCGCCAATGGCTACGACCTGACGGTCGTCGGCCTGCCGAAGACGGTCGACAACGACGTGGTGCCGATCCGCCAGTCACTCGGCGCCTGGACGGCCGCCGAACATGGCGCCCGCTTCTTCGATCATGTCAGCAACGAACAGAGCGCTGCCCCGCGCACGCTCGTCGTCCATGAAGTCATGGGCCGTCACTGCGGCTGGCTGACGGCGGCAACCGCCCGCTCCTATGTCCAGATGACTGAGGACAAGCAGTTCGTCGACGGCTTCATGATGAACAAGCAGCTGAAGAACATCGACGGCCTCTACCTGCCCGAGATCAAGTTCGACCTCGAGGCCGAGGCCGAGCGGCTGCGCGCCGTCATGAACCACTCGGGCTTCGTCACGCTGTTCGTCAGCGAAGGCGCCTGCCTCGACGCGATCGTCGCTGAGCGGGAAGCTGCCGGCGAAACCGTCAAGCGCGACGCCTTCGGCCACGTGAAGATCGACACCATCAATGTCGGCAACTGGTTCTCCAAGCAGTTCGCGGCCCTTCTCGGCGCCGAGCGGTCGATGGTGCAGAAGTCGGGCTACTACGCCCGCTCCGCGCCGGCAAACGTCGACGATCTCCGCCTGATCCAGAGCATGGTCGACCTGGCGGTCGAAAGCGCGCTTAACAAGGTCTCCGGCGTCACCGGCCACGACGAGGATCAGGGCGGCAAGCTGCGCACCATCGAGTTCCCGCGCATCAAGGGCGGCAAGCACTTCGACACCTCGACGAAGTGGTTCGGCAACGTCATGGATGTCATTGGCCAGAAGTGGCAGGCGGAAGACTGA
- a CDS encoding LysE family translocator, with amino-acid sequence MSFEHWFAFAAASAVLLAIPSPTILLVISYALGHGRKTAGATVAGVALGDFTAMTASMLGLGALLATSAAVFTVLKWVGAAYLVWLGIQLWRAPVAGSEGTGEHVPAKERPLRIFFHAYAVTALNPKSIVFFVAFLPQFLDLSQPLFTQMAIFEVTFLTLAILNASLYAALATAAKSTISKPNIRRIVNRTGGSLLIGAGLLTATMKRASA; translated from the coding sequence ATGTCGTTCGAACACTGGTTTGCCTTTGCCGCTGCCTCTGCAGTGCTGCTCGCCATTCCCAGCCCGACCATATTGCTCGTCATTTCCTATGCGCTCGGCCATGGCCGCAAGACGGCGGGCGCGACGGTTGCCGGCGTGGCGCTCGGTGATTTCACCGCCATGACCGCATCGATGCTCGGGCTCGGCGCACTGCTCGCCACCTCCGCTGCGGTCTTCACCGTGTTGAAATGGGTGGGGGCCGCCTATCTCGTCTGGCTCGGCATCCAGCTCTGGCGGGCACCGGTTGCCGGAAGCGAAGGTACCGGTGAGCATGTGCCCGCCAAGGAACGGCCGCTGCGCATCTTTTTCCATGCCTATGCCGTCACCGCACTCAACCCGAAGAGCATCGTCTTCTTCGTCGCCTTCCTGCCGCAGTTCCTCGATCTGTCGCAGCCGCTCTTTACCCAGATGGCGATTTTCGAGGTAACGTTCCTGACGCTCGCCATCCTCAACGCAAGCCTCTATGCAGCGCTTGCGACCGCCGCCAAAAGCACGATTTCGAAGCCGAATATCAGGCGGATCGTCAACCGCACGGGCGGCTCGCTGCTCATCGGCGCCGGGCTTCTGACGGCAACCATGAAGCGGGCGTCGGCCTGA
- a CDS encoding lytic transglycosylase domain-containing protein has product MPKFRISLSKQTFGVAAILSATLVSGCSTVEHTSVEELTAVQTVTPLAKPGSEMTAYALPTPDGAATAASAALSAQTAGMATTFPVGTDLAQAAGPAPTVVAVPGGKPGAAQAVAMATPVAASANAAVLPESASALVSPKTSRVQDLPVSTLAVAAAMESDFDTGEPVGLETLVANRMIVPTEKPKMGVIGSSVAAVASVIPDSMKLTKAPTSSRPELDKLIKHYADLNGIPVELVHRVVKRESNYNPRAYSKGNYGLMQIRYNTAKGLGYEGPAEGLFDAETNLMYATKYLHGAWMVADNKHDGAVKLYASGYYYHAKRKGLLEELGMK; this is encoded by the coding sequence ATGCCGAAATTCCGTATTTCCCTTTCAAAACAGACGTTTGGCGTGGCAGCTATTCTGTCGGCGACACTCGTCTCCGGGTGCTCGACTGTCGAGCATACCTCGGTGGAAGAGCTTACGGCCGTGCAGACGGTCACCCCGCTTGCAAAACCCGGCAGCGAAATGACGGCCTATGCCCTTCCGACACCGGATGGCGCGGCAACCGCGGCATCCGCTGCCCTGTCGGCACAAACGGCCGGCATGGCAACCACCTTTCCCGTCGGCACTGATCTCGCGCAGGCCGCCGGTCCGGCACCGACGGTCGTCGCCGTTCCCGGCGGCAAGCCGGGCGCAGCGCAGGCCGTCGCCATGGCGACGCCGGTAGCAGCTTCTGCCAATGCCGCTGTCCTGCCGGAAAGCGCATCCGCCCTCGTCTCGCCGAAGACGAGCCGCGTCCAGGATCTTCCCGTTTCGACGCTTGCCGTTGCTGCCGCGATGGAATCGGACTTCGACACCGGCGAGCCCGTCGGCCTCGAAACGCTCGTCGCCAACCGCATGATCGTGCCCACCGAAAAGCCGAAGATGGGCGTGATCGGTTCGAGCGTCGCCGCCGTTGCCAGCGTCATTCCCGATTCGATGAAGCTGACCAAGGCGCCGACCAGCTCGCGCCCGGAACTCGACAAGCTCATCAAGCATTACGCCGACCTCAACGGCATTCCCGTCGAGCTCGTGCACCGCGTCGTCAAGCGCGAGAGCAACTACAACCCGCGCGCCTACAGCAAGGGCAATTACGGTCTGATGCAGATCCGCTACAACACCGCCAAGGGGCTCGGCTACGAAGGCCCGGCCGAAGGCCTGTTCGATGCGGAAACCAACCTGATGTATGCGACCAAGTACCTGCACGGCGCCTGGATGGTTGCCGACAACAAGCACGACGGCGCGGTCAAGCTCTATGCCAGCGGCTATTACTACCACGCCAAGCGCAAGGGCCTGCTCGAAGAACTCGGCATGAAATAA